The genomic stretch TCGAAAAGCAACGGGCCCGAGAAATCTATAACAGCTACAAAGAAAAACGCCGCGACCCGGGACTGCTTGAACAAGTTGACTTCAAGCAGTTTGAAATGCGGATCTTTCCGATCGCGCCGGGCGCTGAACAACGCGTTCGCATCGAGTACTACCAAGAACTCGACATCGATCACGACTGGGCCACGTACGTCTATCCGTTGGCGACCAACGTCAACGGCAAACCGATCGACACGAAAGTCCGCGGTCGGTTTTCGATGAACGTGGATTTGAAAAGCGAAGTACCGATCGAAGAACTGAAAAGTGAATCGCATGCCGATGATTTCGTTGTCGTCGATCATCAAAGCGACTATGCGCAAGCCGCCATCGAGTTGACCGAGGGCGATCTGTCTCGCGATATCGTCATGTCGGTTCATACGAAACGGGCACGAACAGGACTAGACGTCGTCACCAGTCGGCCCAACGGTGAAGACGGGTACTTCATGATGACACTAACCCCGGGCGAAGACTTGGGCGCCGCGGTCGAAGCGATGGACTATGTGTTTTTGCTGGACGTATCGGGCAGCATGGCTCGGGACGACAAGCTGAGCATTAGCCGCGGAAGTGTGATGGCATTCATCGATTCACTCGGCCCCGATGACCGATTCGATTGCGTCGCCTTCAACCTGGCGCCGACGCCGTTGTTCAAGACCATGGAAACACCGTCTGAAGCGAACCTTGGAAAGGCTCGCGATTTCTTTGCCGAACAACGGGCTCGCGGCGGTACGGTTTTACAGCCGGCTTTGTCGGCGGCCTACGCTTACCGCGATGATGATCGACCGCTCAACGTGGTTCTGTTAAGCGACGGGTTGACCGAGGTCGGCGAGCAAGCAGAACTACTTCGTTTGATCAGCAGCCGACCGGCGGGCGTCCGCGTCTTTTGCATCGGCGTTGGCAACGAAGTGAATCGGCCTCTGCTTGAACAGATGGCGACCGGTGCGGGCGGATTGGCTGCGTTCGTATCAACCGAAGACAGCTTTAAACGGCAAGCCCAATTGATGCGACAAAAATTGACGCGTCCCGCGATTGAAGACTTGAGCGTCAGCTTTGACGGTGGCCGTATCGCCGAAGTCGAACCGACCGTCTCGGGCGATTTGTTTTACGGAACGCCATTGCGAATGTACGGGCGCTATGGCGACGCGGGCTCGGTGACGGTGACGCTAAGAGGTCAAGTGCAAGGCTCGCCTTGGGAACAAACCGTCGACATGCCACTGGCGAACAACGACGAAGGAAATAGCGAGATCGAACGGATGTGGGCCCAGAAGCGAGTTGCCCGATTGATGGCTACGGAACGAACCGGCGGCGCATCGATGCGAGACGAGATCGTGCGTCTGTGCGAAGGCTATTCGATCGTGTCACCTCACGCGTCGATGTTGGTGCTAGAGAACGACGCCGAATTCAAACGCTGGAAGATCGAACAACGAAACGCCATTCGTATCGAGCGAGATCGTCGGTCTCGGGAAGCCGTGCAGGCCAAATTGACTCAACTGCGCAATCGTGGCAACGAAGACTTTGAGGTCGACCGATCACAGAAACTCGTATCCACTCGATCGGATTCGCCAACTCCTGCCGGCTCAACGCCTTCGACTCCGTCATCCGGTCCCGCACCCCAGAGTCGCGATCGCGGTGTCGATTTGGACTTTGGATTCAGCTCTGGCGGCGGCGGTGGTGGAGGAGGCGGGGCGATCGAACCGTTCACCGCGTTGATTGCGTTGGGTTCGGCTGCAGCGGCAGCGATGTCGCGACGACGAAAACGTGTGTGATCGAGTCTGCTTCGTTCCCTCCACGTCTAAGCAACGAACAAGAATCAGTTGTCGGATTGTCGTGGATCACTCTGTGATCCACGACATTGATTGATCGTGCATTGCTGGGTTGCCTCTACCTCACCGTTCCCTCTGCTCAGGTCCCGTCATGAAGACTCCTACCACGTGGATCATCGCCGCTTCCGCCCTGATCGCGTTCGCATTTCCGTCGATTGCGACGTCGTGCCAGGTCGATTTTGACTTGATAGGCGATGGACAATGGTGGCGAGTTTTGACGGGACACTTCACCCATTTCGACGGGTCTCATTTGTTCTGGGACCTGTTGATGTTTGTCGCGCTGGGAGTGGCGTGCGAGCGCAAGCATCGCAGACTGTTTCCGATTGCGATGGCGGTGATGGCAGCGGGGATCACCGCGTCGATCGGATATTGGTGCGACAGCATCGGCATCTACCGCGGACTCAGCGGCATCGATACCGGATTGTTCGTATGGTTTGTGATCGACCAATGCCGCGCCAGTTGGTCGGCGAACGAAAAGAAGACGGCCGCGATGTGGTTGATTCCCGCGATCGGATTGGTCGGCAAATCGATCTATGAAGCGACCACCGGACAAACGATGTTCGTCGATTCGTCCACGTTCACACCGCTGGTCGAATCGCACTTGGCCGGTGCCGCAATCGGCGCCGGCGTCAGCACAATAGCGGCGATCATTTCAGGTTTTCAAGCAGGAACGCCCACTTATCAGCGTACTCTTCGATCTGCTTGCTGACCGGAGTTCCCGCGCCGTGTCCGGCGCGTGTTTCGATTCGGATCAACGTCGGACGTTTGCAATTCGACGTTTTGCCTTGAGCCGCCTGCAGCGCGGCGGCGTACTTGAAACTGTGACCCGGTACAACGCGATCATCGCGATCGGCCGTCGTGACGAGTGTTGCCGGATAACAAACACCGGGCTTGATATTATGCAGCGGCGAGTAGGACAACAAATTGTCGATCTGGTCTTCTTCGTCGCTGCTGCCGAATTCGGATGCCCAAGCCCAACCGATCGTAAACTTGTGATACCTCAGCATGTCCATCACACCGACCTGGGGCAGACACGCGCCAAACAAATCGGGCCGCTGGGTCGTGACAGCGCCCACCAACAGACCGCCGTTGCTGCGTCCGGATAGCGACAAACGCGACCCCGTCGTGTACTTCTTTTCGATCAGAAACTCGGCCGCCGCAATGCAATCGTCGAAAACGTTTTGCTTCTTCAGTTTCATTCCCGCTTCGTGCCATTGGCGTCCGTATTCGCCTCCGCCGCGAAGGTTGGCGACCGCGTACACGCCGCCCGCATCGACCCAACCGACCGTCGCCGGCGAGAAACCCGGCGTGATGGAGATGTTGAAGCCACCGTATCCGTACAGCATGGTCGGATTCGTTCCGTCCAGCGTCGTGTCGGCGCGGCGCGTT from Rubripirellula tenax encodes the following:
- a CDS encoding VIT and vWA domain-containing protein; this translates as MFRLRSLPVAIALATALATSVASPPPSNAAGLLVADGGFGGVLEIKSQDVRVTINNSIAVTQVDQVFLNTENRQVEALYTFPVPREASVSNFSMWIGGKEMIGEVVEKQRAREIYNSYKEKRRDPGLLEQVDFKQFEMRIFPIAPGAEQRVRIEYYQELDIDHDWATYVYPLATNVNGKPIDTKVRGRFSMNVDLKSEVPIEELKSESHADDFVVVDHQSDYAQAAIELTEGDLSRDIVMSVHTKRARTGLDVVTSRPNGEDGYFMMTLTPGEDLGAAVEAMDYVFLLDVSGSMARDDKLSISRGSVMAFIDSLGPDDRFDCVAFNLAPTPLFKTMETPSEANLGKARDFFAEQRARGGTVLQPALSAAYAYRDDDRPLNVVLLSDGLTEVGEQAELLRLISSRPAGVRVFCIGVGNEVNRPLLEQMATGAGGLAAFVSTEDSFKRQAQLMRQKLTRPAIEDLSVSFDGGRIAEVEPTVSGDLFYGTPLRMYGRYGDAGSVTVTLRGQVQGSPWEQTVDMPLANNDEGNSEIERMWAQKRVARLMATERTGGASMRDEIVRLCEGYSIVSPHASMLVLENDAEFKRWKIEQRNAIRIERDRRSREAVQAKLTQLRNRGNEDFEVDRSQKLVSTRSDSPTPAGSTPSTPSSGPAPQSRDRGVDLDFGFSSGGGGGGGGGAIEPFTALIALGSAAAAAMSRRRKRV
- the rrtA gene encoding rhombosortase gives rise to the protein MKTPTTWIIAASALIAFAFPSIATSCQVDFDLIGDGQWWRVLTGHFTHFDGSHLFWDLLMFVALGVACERKHRRLFPIAMAVMAAGITASIGYWCDSIGIYRGLSGIDTGLFVWFVIDQCRASWSANEKKTAAMWLIPAIGLVGKSIYEATTGQTMFVDSSTFTPLVESHLAGAAIGAGVSTIAAIISGFQAGTPTYQRTLRSAC